In the genome of Xenorhabdus nematophila ATCC 19061, one region contains:
- a CDS encoding IS1 family transposase (programmed frameshift): MAKIDVTCPACSAVKGIHRNGRSRSGHQRYLCQSCRHSWQREFTYAACRPGTHKQIVDMAMNGMGCRATARVMGIGLNTVLRHFKKLKPKSVTEAIKPGTEVIVCCEMDEQWSYVKSKKQPRWLFYAYDRIRRKVIAHVFGPRTKKTLMRLLALLAPFNIIIYMTDGGKSYEKALAGKLHVASKRYTQRIERHNLNLRQHLARLTRKTLAFSKSIEMHDRIIGYYLNIHHYQ, from the exons ATGGCAAAGATTGATGTGACTTGCCCCGCTTGTTCGGCAGTGAAAGGGATCCATCGCAATGGGCGCTCGCGTTCTGGTCACCAACGTTATCTTTGCCAATCCTGCCGTCACTCCTGGCAACGGGAGTTCACTTATGCCGCTTGTCGTCCCGGTACCCATAAGCAAATCGTCGATATGGCCATGAATGGGATGGGCTGTCGGGCGACAGCACGCGTGATGGGGATTGGCCTGAATACCGTACTTCGGCATT TTAAAAAACTCAAACCCAAATCGGTAACAGAAGCCATTAAACCCGGCACCGAAGTGATTGTCTGCTGCGAAATGGATGAACAATGGTCTTACGTGAAGTCAAAGAAGCAGCCCCGTTGGCTCTTTTATGCCTACGACAGGATAAGACGAAAAGTGATCGCCCATGTTTTTGGCCCAAGAACCAAAAAGACATTAATGCGCCTGTTGGCTTTACTGGCTCCTTTCAACATTATTATTTATATGACAGATGGCGGGAAAAGTTATGAAAAAGCACTCGCAGGGAAACTCCATGTGGCCAGCAAGCGTTATACCCAACGCATAGAGAGGCATAACCTGAATCTTCGTCAACATTTGGCAAGACTGACTCGCAAAACATTGGCTTTTTCAAAATCCATAGAAATGCATGACAGAATTATAGGATATTATCTGAACATTCATCACTATCAATAA
- a CDS encoding Tn3 family transposase, translated as MPVNFLSEEQRTNYGNYSVELTKETLARYFHLDDFDRLNISEKRGEHNRLGFAILLCTVRFIGKFPEISKVPDIIIVFLAQQLHTENINNAIDLYNSGKQRRQHIDEIISIYGYTEFTDSRVAFSLTRWLYSLCWTGTNRPGVLFERCTGWLLSHKVLLPGYSLIERYIARLRSRVENRLWHTLSSCIDETQTRCLLELLSVPPGSRYSLLDQLRTAPTKVNSSSLRQAISRLHSIRNLGITLPAITPVSDTRIAALARYAATAKITVLQRLPEKRKLATLVAFACCMEATAQDDVLELLEALLRDLFNGAVQADKKNRQRTIKDLDRAAEILAKACKMLLDDKLSNADVRDSIYNLIPESVLENAVNNITSLIRPVNNVYFNELDTKFRTVRLFLPEFLSKIHFEGNASAEALINALYWIENNLKKKKTDNDAPREIINKSWQQHVIRNDGSIDFHAYTFCTLKELQITLKKRDIYVSPSWRYADPRTGLIAGNEWEALRPIICRSLGLSLMPAATLTAIEVELITAYRDVLNRLPENPAVRFSDTDELILSPLDAMEETPSLIELRQCVTDMLPRVDLSELILEIDALTQFSRAFTHISEQNSRVADLNISICAMLMAEACNTGPEPFIRNDIAALKRDRLAWTDSNYIRDETIRDANAILVSAQTDISLSGLWGGGEVASADGMRFVVPVRTVHAGPNPKYFGKGRGVTWYNLISDQYSGLNDIVVPGTLRDSLVILAVVLEQQTEQMPFQIMTDTGAYSDIIFGLFRLLGYRFCPRLADTGGARFWRIDPKADYGPFNPISSHRLNFEKKVVPHWDDILRLIVSLKLGRLNILSIMKTLQIGDRPTSLAQAIAEIGRADKTIHMLTYLDDETKRRKTLQQLNRGEGRHAVARNVFHGKRGELRQAYREGQEDQLGSLGLVLNMIVLWNTIYMDAAVQQLRREGYPVHDEDVKRLSPLLCGHINMQGRYTFTVPETVSRGELRPFNEDI; from the coding sequence ATGCCTGTTAATTTCCTGTCAGAAGAGCAGCGGACAAATTATGGTAATTATTCTGTTGAGCTGACAAAAGAAACACTGGCAAGATATTTCCATCTTGATGATTTTGATCGTCTAAATATTTCAGAAAAACGAGGTGAGCATAACCGTTTAGGCTTCGCTATCTTGTTGTGTACTGTACGTTTTATCGGAAAGTTTCCAGAAATTTCCAAGGTTCCCGATATTATTATTGTATTTCTGGCACAACAATTACATACCGAAAACATAAATAATGCTATTGACCTTTATAACTCAGGAAAGCAACGTAGGCAGCATATTGATGAAATTATAAGTATTTATGGATACACAGAGTTTACAGACTCACGAGTCGCTTTTTCTCTGACTCGCTGGTTATATTCATTATGCTGGACAGGAACAAATCGGCCGGGAGTTCTTTTCGAAAGATGTACCGGATGGCTACTGTCACATAAAGTATTATTACCCGGTTATTCTCTGATTGAGCGATATATAGCCCGGTTACGAAGCAGAGTGGAAAACAGGTTGTGGCATACACTGTCATCTTGTATTGATGAAACACAAACCCGATGCCTTCTTGAGCTTCTGTCTGTACCACCCGGAAGTCGGTATTCGTTACTTGACCAGTTACGGACAGCGCCAACAAAAGTTAACTCATCATCACTACGCCAGGCTATTTCACGCTTACACTCTATACGCAATCTGGGCATTACATTGCCAGCAATAACGCCTGTTTCCGATACCCGGATAGCAGCGTTGGCTCGTTATGCCGCAACAGCCAAAATAACAGTTCTTCAACGCCTGCCAGAAAAAAGAAAACTGGCAACCCTTGTCGCATTTGCCTGTTGTATGGAAGCCACCGCACAGGATGATGTACTTGAATTACTGGAAGCATTACTCCGGGATCTCTTCAATGGTGCGGTTCAGGCAGATAAAAAGAATCGGCAACGTACAATTAAAGATTTGGATCGGGCAGCGGAGATATTGGCAAAAGCCTGTAAGATGCTGCTTGATGATAAACTATCAAACGCGGATGTTCGTGATAGCATATATAATTTGATCCCTGAGAGTGTGCTGGAGAATGCTGTAAACAATATCACTTCGCTTATTCGGCCGGTTAATAATGTTTATTTCAATGAGCTGGATACTAAATTCCGCACTGTCCGTCTATTTTTACCTGAATTTCTTTCAAAGATTCATTTTGAAGGTAATGCTTCAGCCGAAGCACTAATTAATGCGCTTTACTGGATTGAGAACAATCTTAAGAAGAAAAAAACAGATAACGATGCTCCCCGAGAAATCATTAATAAATCATGGCAACAACATGTTATAAGAAATGATGGCAGTATTGATTTTCATGCTTATACATTTTGTACCCTGAAAGAACTTCAGATTACGCTGAAAAAAAGAGATATTTATGTTTCTCCCAGCTGGCGCTATGCTGATCCACGAACTGGACTTATAGCAGGAAATGAATGGGAAGCTTTACGTCCTATTATCTGCCGCTCTTTGGGACTGTCACTAATGCCTGCTGCCACATTGACAGCAATAGAAGTAGAGCTGATTACAGCCTATCGTGACGTACTGAACCGGCTTCCTGAAAACCCGGCCGTCAGATTTTCCGATACAGACGAACTCATCCTGAGTCCTTTGGACGCAATGGAAGAAACCCCTTCACTGATTGAGTTGCGCCAGTGCGTGACTGATATGCTACCGCGCGTGGATTTATCGGAACTCATACTTGAAATTGATGCCCTGACGCAGTTTAGCCGTGCCTTCACCCATATATCAGAACAGAACTCCCGGGTTGCTGACCTGAATATCAGTATATGTGCCATGCTAATGGCTGAAGCCTGTAATACCGGACCAGAACCTTTTATTCGCAATGATATTGCAGCCCTGAAACGTGACCGACTGGCTTGGACGGACAGTAATTATATCAGGGATGAAACCATCCGAGATGCCAATGCCATTCTGGTTTCGGCACAGACGGATATTTCATTGTCGGGTCTTTGGGGAGGGGGTGAAGTTGCGTCAGCGGATGGCATGAGATTCGTTGTTCCTGTTCGTACTGTTCATGCCGGACCTAACCCTAAATATTTCGGTAAAGGACGTGGCGTGACTTGGTACAATCTAATATCTGACCAATATTCTGGGTTAAACGACATTGTTGTTCCGGGGACACTCAGGGATAGTTTGGTCATTCTGGCTGTCGTACTGGAGCAACAAACGGAACAAATGCCGTTTCAAATCATGACTGATACGGGAGCCTACAGTGATATTATTTTCGGACTTTTTCGTTTGCTGGGGTATAGATTCTGCCCACGATTAGCCGATACAGGTGGAGCCAGATTCTGGCGCATTGATCCTAAAGCGGATTATGGTCCATTTAATCCCATCTCCTCACATCGCCTGAATTTTGAGAAAAAAGTCGTACCGCACTGGGATGATATTCTGCGACTGATAGTCTCACTCAAACTGGGACGTCTGAATATCCTGTCGATCATGAAAACCTTGCAAATTGGCGATAGACCAACCAGCCTAGCTCAGGCTATAGCGGAAATCGGTCGTGCAGATAAAACCATCCACATGCTGACCTACCTTGATGATGAAACCAAACGGCGTAAAACATTGCAGCAGCTTAATCGTGGAGAAGGACGACACGCGGTAGCCAGAAATGTGTTTCATGGAAAACGAGGTGAACTGAGACAGGCATATCGCGAAGGCCAGGAAGATCAGTTGGGTTCATTAGGTTTAGTGTTAAATATGATCGTCCTGTGGAATACGATTTACATGGACGCCGCAGTGCAACAACTCAGGCGAGAAGGATACCCGGTGCATGACGAAGATGTAAAGAGGTTGTCTCCATTGCTATGCGGGCATATTAACATGCAGGGACGCTACACCTTTACGGTTCCGGAAACTGTCAGCAGAGGTGAATTGAGACCATTCAATGAAGATATCTAA
- a CDS encoding recombinase family protein, with protein sequence MKTARIYERVSTSEQDLTRQAGIEKMATDNGFYIAGIYREKASGARADRPELLRMIADLQPGDVVIAEKIDRISRLPIPEAEKLIASIRGKGARLAVPGIVDLSELAAEADDTPRIVLESVQELLLKVALQMAHDDYELRRERQRQGIQLAKASGKYSGRKADFSIHERIVTLRRSGLTIERTAALAGCSISQVKRVWAIYQSKKTG encoded by the coding sequence ATGAAAACGGCGCGTATCTATGAAAGAGTCAGCACATCAGAGCAGGATCTGACTCGCCAAGCTGGTATCGAAAAAATGGCGACAGATAATGGTTTCTATATTGCAGGCATTTACCGGGAAAAAGCATCAGGTGCCCGGGCAGATAGGCCCGAGTTACTCAGAATGATTGCGGATCTTCAGCCCGGCGATGTGGTGATCGCTGAAAAAATTGACCGCATTAGCCGCCTTCCCATTCCTGAAGCAGAAAAACTTATTGCCTCTATCAGAGGAAAAGGCGCACGACTGGCCGTTCCCGGTATCGTGGACTTATCAGAGCTGGCTGCTGAAGCTGATGATACACCCCGTATTGTCCTCGAGTCTGTTCAGGAACTGTTATTGAAAGTGGCTCTTCAAATGGCACATGATGATTATGAACTCCGCCGTGAGAGGCAACGTCAGGGCATCCAACTCGCCAAAGCATCCGGTAAGTATTCTGGCAGGAAAGCGGATTTCTCAATTCACGAACGTATTGTCACTCTTCGCCGGTCAGGCTTGACGATTGAACGTACCGCTGCACTGGCAGGGTGTAGTATCAGTCAGGTTAAACGAGTCTGGGCTATTTATCAGTCTAAAAAAACGGGATGA
- a CDS encoding IS6 family transposase, which produces MSLIRKAFKRLHYPVDIIAQCVRGYLAYAVSLRNLEEMMAERDIGVDHATIHRWVLRLVPLLGKAFRPRKKPVGSRWRMDETYIKVKGQWKYLYRAVDTDGQTIDFLLTARRDATAARRFFRKAICQHGRPAVVTIDKSGANTAALTLLNAEGEPQQGIEIRQNKYLNNRIEQAHHNIKRRIRPMSGFKSFRRAQTILAGIELVSMLRKGQYSQSEDKALSPAEMFYRLAA; this is translated from the coding sequence ATGTCCCTTATCCGAAAAGCGTTCAAACGTCTGCATTATCCTGTCGATATCATTGCCCAATGTGTTCGTGGGTACCTCGCTTATGCCGTGAGTCTGCGCAATCTCGAAGAGATGATGGCAGAGCGTGACATTGGGGTCGACCATGCCACGATACATCGCTGGGTGTTACGTTTGGTGCCCCTGCTCGGCAAGGCTTTCCGACCTCGCAAAAAGCCCGTTGGCTCCCGGTGGCGAATGGATGAAACGTACATCAAAGTGAAAGGTCAGTGGAAATACCTTTACCGGGCGGTCGATACCGACGGTCAGACGATTGACTTCCTGCTGACCGCTCGCCGCGATGCAACGGCAGCCCGGCGTTTTTTCCGTAAAGCGATATGCCAGCACGGCAGACCCGCCGTCGTGACTATCGATAAAAGTGGGGCCAATACCGCCGCGCTCACCCTCCTCAATGCGGAAGGTGAGCCTCAGCAGGGGATTGAAATCCGGCAAAATAAATACCTGAATAACCGCATTGAGCAAGCTCACCACAATATCAAACGTCGGATACGGCCGATGTCAGGCTTTAAATCGTTTCGCCGGGCCCAAACGATTTTAGCGGGGATAGAGCTCGTTTCGATGCTACGTAAAGGACAATACTCACAATCAGAAGATAAGGCATTGTCACCGGCAGAAATGTTTTACCGATTAGCTGCATAA
- a CDS encoding AAA family ATPase: MSCLISINKKLMKNGSNIDKVNRILSILLSEDIETFGYKPKCLLISGASGSGKTRLANILKQVSFRVMSTIDSKELSEVGYSGKDPYSIFEKLLYVSGGDCKVATKGIIHLDEFDKLSASFSVEKDVNGIGIQQSLLKPLDGVEIGITNPNPSRINPNPILNLNTNNMIFVFTGSFNGKKMSCPKNLIDSGFIPELANRVDFFIHLKEPNENELFKMANDDELYEKAVRFAESKGMNISFDDSFKSLLAREAFKLGGHYRSVSYLFNNIVYDKIVEMIIIGNSSHEFSKHDLVFSDD, translated from the coding sequence ATGAGTTGCTTAATTAGCATAAATAAAAAACTAATGAAAAATGGTAGTAATATAGATAAAGTAAATCGTATACTTTCTATTTTATTAAGTGAAGATATTGAAACATTCGGTTATAAACCTAAGTGTCTATTAATCTCTGGCGCATCAGGTTCAGGAAAAACTCGTCTGGCGAATATCTTAAAGCAAGTAAGTTTTAGGGTAATGTCAACTATAGATTCCAAAGAATTATCTGAAGTTGGTTATAGTGGAAAAGATCCCTATAGTATATTTGAGAAATTACTATATGTTTCAGGAGGCGATTGTAAAGTTGCTACGAAAGGAATCATTCATTTAGATGAGTTTGATAAGTTAAGTGCATCTTTTTCAGTTGAAAAAGATGTCAATGGAATTGGTATTCAACAGTCATTACTTAAACCTCTGGATGGAGTTGAGATTGGTATTACAAATCCGAATCCTTCCAGAATAAATCCAAATCCTATACTGAATTTAAATACTAATAATATGATATTTGTATTTACAGGAAGTTTTAACGGAAAAAAAATGTCTTGCCCAAAGAATTTGATCGATTCAGGATTTATTCCTGAACTAGCGAATAGAGTGGATTTTTTTATACACTTAAAAGAACCAAATGAAAATGAGCTATTTAAGATGGCGAATGATGATGAACTCTATGAGAAAGCAGTTAGGTTTGCAGAATCTAAAGGGATGAATATATCTTTCGATGATTCATTTAAATCTTTACTTGCACGTGAAGCGTTTAAACTAGGAGGGCATTACCGTTCAGTTAGCTACCTATTCAATAATATTGTTTATGATAAAATTGTGGAAATGATAATTATCGGGAATAGTTCCCATGAATTCAGTAAACATGATTTGGTGTTCTCTGATGATTAA
- a CDS encoding MFS transporter — protein MNILAIIIIGCLTQFSSIGIISTAISKLELIDSMGIYSSSITIANSLGISFTGVLLGWVLSKYQGFRVGFFGPVISSSLIPILIFTNNIYVVLFAIFMLSIIIGLDNPNNNSSLNKLIKLDKDKAHNFTKYTTAVQTSLIISPLLSAAIIVSFGHNLSFVFFMIFYLVTCVPWILSPELRKMRTNKEVSSTDVWLGYKIISNNAPLKGLTINRILNNLIFTGVIVLIPIMVAKSSVSNDQFTVIQNIILSFISAGFVVNGLISNEVLKNNPKIVSMFSKSSTIFAIAAIVIASIFKFDKYSLYVMAAILGWGQFYFRIAGMTLGQAITPQEHLGEVILASDTIVRGITAMYSVVLLFLVNKFSSFIPFFLFVSIGSIAPFFLAKSAKIYIDKISKEDK, from the coding sequence ATGAATATATTGGCGATAATAATTATTGGTTGTCTAACTCAGTTTTCTAGCATTGGTATTATATCTACAGCTATATCTAAACTAGAATTAATTGATAGTATGGGAATTTATTCATCCTCAATAACCATAGCTAATTCTTTAGGTATTAGTTTCACCGGAGTTCTTTTGGGATGGGTTTTAAGTAAATATCAAGGCTTTAGAGTCGGTTTTTTTGGGCCTGTAATTTCGTCCTCTTTGATACCTATATTGATATTCACAAACAATATATATGTGGTTTTATTTGCGATATTTATGCTTTCTATAATTATAGGGTTAGATAATCCGAATAACAATTCATCTTTAAACAAGTTAATAAAGTTGGATAAGGATAAAGCACATAATTTCACTAAGTATACTACAGCAGTTCAAACATCTCTAATTATTTCTCCGTTGCTATCGGCTGCAATTATTGTTAGTTTTGGGCATAATTTGTCTTTTGTTTTTTTCATGATTTTTTATTTAGTAACTTGTGTTCCGTGGATACTTAGTCCAGAATTGCGAAAGATGAGAACAAATAAAGAAGTCAGTAGTACAGATGTTTGGCTTGGGTATAAAATTATTTCCAATAATGCTCCGCTAAAAGGGCTTACAATAAACAGAATTTTAAATAACTTAATATTTACAGGTGTGATTGTGCTTATTCCTATTATGGTTGCTAAATCATCAGTAAGCAATGATCAATTTACTGTAATTCAAAATATTATCCTCTCTTTTATTAGTGCGGGATTTGTAGTAAATGGCTTGATTTCAAATGAAGTTTTAAAAAACAACCCTAAAATTGTGTCAATGTTTTCTAAATCGTCCACGATATTTGCGATTGCGGCTATCGTGATTGCCTCTATATTTAAATTTGATAAATATTCTTTATATGTAATGGCTGCAATATTAGGTTGGGGACAATTCTATTTTAGGATAGCAGGAATGACTTTAGGACAAGCCATTACACCACAAGAACACTTGGGAGAAGTGATTTTAGCCAGTGATACTATCGTAAGAGGAATTACAGCAATGTATTCAGTAGTGCTGTTGTTTTTGGTTAATAAATTTAGCTCATTTATTCCATTTTTTTTATTTGTTTCTATCGGTTCAATTGCTCCATTTTTTCTAGCTAAAAGCGCTAAAATATATATAGATAAAATAAGTAAGGAGGATAAATGA